In Mangrovivirga cuniculi, the following proteins share a genomic window:
- a CDS encoding T9SS type A sorting domain-containing protein, whose product MCRISILVLLLAVTFSLQAQKIYNTQNDGSQNWDDLNIWSKSPNEGWVADYPGDNVNSDEYVYISGYVTRFGNLNIEGGAYLTINDTLVITGDVNAAGGANIIVEDNGLLIIVGDFNLSGGLTMDNTSSAGRVVVGGEFSMSGGADVETNPNFYLFDPNPQFNGGATVNGDRANRSPENNFKDSNDLQNEDPKIYDFITSSGINPLPVELISFSGFYNGEKVVLEWSTAKEEDSDYFEVLGSNDGINYVKKATINAAGNSNSITHYAIEVNAPSGTNYFKLKQYDLNGSFDEFEVIMVDVVNTYNQPTIYPNPVSGNNFKMTVPELKNQNHDGIQLMVIDIFGKPVPVNNYSINENTGTIEVYLRSKPITGKYFVQVITHEKVYTSPFLVK is encoded by the coding sequence ATGTGCAGAATTAGCATTTTAGTTCTTTTACTGGCGGTTACATTTTCTTTACAAGCTCAAAAGATTTACAATACGCAAAATGATGGAAGCCAAAATTGGGATGATCTCAATATCTGGTCTAAGAGTCCAAACGAAGGCTGGGTAGCTGATTACCCCGGTGATAATGTAAATTCTGATGAATATGTTTACATTTCAGGTTACGTAACTCGTTTTGGGAATTTAAACATTGAAGGAGGAGCTTATTTAACTATTAACGATACTTTGGTGATTACAGGTGATGTGAATGCTGCCGGAGGTGCGAATATTATTGTAGAAGATAACGGCCTTTTAATTATAGTGGGTGATTTTAATTTGAGTGGTGGATTAACGATGGATAATACCAGTTCCGCAGGTCGTGTCGTTGTTGGCGGTGAATTTTCAATGTCAGGGGGAGCAGACGTAGAAACAAACCCAAACTTCTATTTATTTGATCCTAATCCACAATTTAATGGTGGTGCAACTGTAAATGGTGACAGAGCGAACAGATCTCCGGAGAATAATTTTAAAGATTCAAATGATTTGCAAAATGAGGACCCAAAAATCTATGATTTTATTACCTCATCGGGAATTAATCCTCTACCGGTCGAATTGATTTCATTTTCTGGTTTTTATAATGGAGAAAAGGTGGTCCTTGAATGGTCTACAGCAAAAGAAGAAGATTCAGATTATTTTGAAGTACTGGGTTCAAATGATGGTATTAATTATGTTAAAAAAGCAACAATTAACGCAGCTGGAAATAGTAATTCCATAACACATTATGCTATTGAAGTAAATGCACCATCTGGAACGAATTATTTTAAATTAAAACAATACGATTTAAACGGTTCTTTTGATGAATTTGAAGTGATCATGGTTGATGTTGTTAACACATATAATCAACCAACTATCTATCCTAATCCAGTTTCAGGTAATAATTTTAAGATGACGGTACCGGAACTAAAAAATCAAAATCACGATGGAATACAATTAATGGTAATCGATATATTTGGAAAACCAGTTCCTGTTAATAATTATTCAATTAATGAAAACACAGGAACAATTGAAGTGTATTTAAGATCCAAACCGATTACTGGTAAATATTTTGTTCAAGTTATTACCCATGAAAAGGTTTATACCTCACCATTCTTAGTTAAGTAA